GTGTGTGTGGTCAAAACCACAACGCgactgaaaaacaaaaacgaaacacGTTTGTGTGTGCACCACATTGAATAgtacgaaaaaaaagaagtagaAAAATGTTATGAACATGTTTAACGTGCGAATGAGTCAGCGGAATTATGCAGAAAGGAAGCGAAGTGAGCAAATGAAAACGACAACGagacagtgttgccaacttttaagCAGCAAAAGACTGACTTTAGCGGGTAGACCAAAAAACAGttcaattttcaatacaaacacttaacataaaaatctcatttatttctaattcacttttatttacattttaatcttATGATTTTTAGTAGTATTCAAAACATTTATCTCAATATTGAACCAGGGGTATCAAACCGAATCAAATATCGGTTTCAGTTAGGCTCGCATTTTGGTTACGAAAAATCTTTGTATATCGTTACGAAATGTAACGGATACCGGTTTTTTCTAGGTTTTGTCGCTTTTAAAATGCCGATATAATTTCGgtgccaaaaagaaaaaagaagtgGTAGAAAtgttaataagaaaatatttaatttaacaaaaaataaattattataaatttgtttgattattaattaatttgtttgaaaaacaatgattattaacaacataattgaatttaatgcttgATTGAAGCGAAACTAACATGAATCGGTTGCTAATCGGTTATTTAAACTTGTATTATTTCTGTGTTTTCGATTTCGGTGTAGTTACGGTTACCAATTTCAATCCGGTTAAAGGTTACGGCTTTAATCCCTGGTATACTCTACATGTGCTGTAACTGTATGTTGATATTGTCACCTGTTGAACTGTTTTTGTGTTCAATGggttacatttattttattttttttttttactcaaatcctcttttttataaaagtatcTTTAAATGTGACATAGAAACGCACatctcttttattttgcaatgcAATGCAGCTAGCTAACTGCAAAGCATTCAGGTTTATTCACAGTCGGGCTTTAAGATCCGTGCtcacatatatttttgatagggccaaaaagagcaaaaaaaatactggTTTAtaaaaaagagtcaaattCCCACTACCTGCTGATTTTGACACTTTCCCGTAATTGAACTTAATAAATAGCCAGATGTGACGGGAAACAAAACTCTTTTGACAACACTGCAGCGGACAGAGCCAGGGTTAAGCCAGAGAGAAGaggcaaaagagagagagagagagagagagagagagagacttaAACAGGGCGCAAAACAGCCGAATTTCGATCAAGAGATGAGCTGGGTTGAGTGGACAGTGTTGTGAGGAGAAGGAGGTAAGCAAAAGTGAAGTAGTACTGTAGGTATTGTGCCATtcgaaatacatacatacatccaTGTGTACATACTGAGCTCGTATGTACGCAGCAAGGTAACATCGTGAACAACACATATTTAAAGAGGGGAagagttaaaatataaaaaaaaacagcaaagcgCAATCATGAAATAACCATTGACAATGAAACGTACAAATAGGCTAGTATGTGCGAAAGGGaaagacagactgacagacatacagacatgGACATGGAGGAAAAAGACACGAGGCAACAGGTaaataatgtatgtatgtaagtacatatgattgtgcatgtgtatatgtgaAGATATGTTAAGGTagtcatatgtatgtacaataagaaggaaaaaaaaataaagtgagaCAAAGAGATAAGAAATaatgtattaataataacagaaAGTactaactaaaattaaaaaaaagtgcaagACACTTACGAAACAGCGGTGCAaaagatgttgttgttattgttgttgtagctgatttttattttgtttggttgctgttgttggtatcAATTACGATTAATTGTTGGAACTTGATctcagtttgttgttatttgttcaCTTGAATTTTTGACACGTTCATAAAGATGCAACGTAAAAGATTTTACAATAGATCACTAGTGGTGAGGGGGAAGAAAGAGGGAGTGCAAGCGAATTGCACATAAAAGGGACACATTAGCAAACAAATTACATTCGACGGAAAAAATGTTATACGATAAACGAGACGTAATACtcgaataaaaaaacaaaaacacgaaACGCACGTGGAATGCAATAAGAATGCCAAAAATGCCACAAGCACAAAGGAAGAAGGTTGAAGGTTGAAAGAGTAAAGGAAGGGAGGGAGGAAGGGTGGTGTGCAAATTGCGCGCGTGTTCACTTTTCTTTAACAGCGATGTGAGGATATAGAGACGAGTGTGACCAGGTGAGGACAACATAAAACACGCGCGAAATATTTTTGGAGAGGATacaaaaaagcttaaaaaaataaaacagaacgAACGGGATGAGACGAGACGCGAACAAAGAACAGATTTTTATGCCAAATATCAAACGAAACTTAGTGACCGAAATTgacataaaaagcaaaaataactatatatttctttttatttaatttattatctttatGTCGTCATGTCACTTGCCgggtgttttattttttggagcAACGGCTGCTTgatattcttattattattaatactatTTTTGTTACTTCAATTAAATGGTAAAACAAATTGCCcagtggttgttgctgtttgcttaAACAATTGAATCACACGCAACGGGCACACATCCATATACAAACGTAGGCACTCAcacgcagacacacacacacacacgacgaTTGTTTGTTTGCTACTTGCGCGTCTTTTGCGATCGTATTTTGTCGACACAATAATTTGtgtataattcaatttaacttTATATGCAGTTGTATCTCTTTGTTTCAATCGATATCAATTGCATTTATCGCGCGTCATGCACGTTGTTGTTTCACATTCGACGTctaacaattaaaacaatacccaaaaattttgaatatctCTCGCCGtccgcacacgcacacatgtgtGTACGTACAACAAATGTGTTGTTAATGAACAGTAAATACTGAGAGAATTAATGATCGCTAGATCGCAACTGAACAAGTTCAGAGACATCTGAGAAACTGTTCAGCTGAACCACTTACTCAAATGAACATGATTCGGTTATTGCACAGCTGTTGCTTTACTTAACATTGCTCTGTTAAATTTCTCTGTTAAACAAACTAAACGGCCGTTACTTTTTGAATTACACCTTTTTCGTTGATATTTAGTGTGATTTGAAGCAGaacaaaaaactttgataaacttatgtaaatgtaaaaaaatgcCACAATGAAAAATGAGCAAACAGAATTTTAATGTTAACGATCAGCTGAGCAGGCTGTCGTGTGTTATGCCAGCCAGCTCTTGAAAGTGCACAAAAAACACGTTAccttcaaatttaaatttgtttgtatgcatttatctatttttaaattataacagAAATcgattatcttttatttgataaaaacaacttagataattgttaaatttaacaaataataaatatatgtacatatatgaatgACCTCATGATAAACgagaaattaattgaatgaGAGTTTCATTGAAATTACTCGTATTTGAACCGATGAAGTTGTCACATTACGCAAACAAAGCAATTCATAGAATTCCCTTATTTTCACCAGGCGGCCGGAGTCCGATCAAGTTTAGATTTCCACATGTTCCATTCCAATCGTGAGTCACATGAGTAGCTGCCACTCACTGGGCAAGACTTAATTAAGCGAGAATTAAATTGGTTGGCGGCGAATGCctaaaagttattttcataAACAAAGCGCAGTTGAAAACAAAACGCCAGTGAAACGAACGCGCTAAACGATTAAACGGAAAAACGGGgcaactgaaaataaaactacaaaaaaaaaaaaataaaaataaatacttttataatttgatatttatagaATACTTTGTACGAAGAGATTTCAAAAACTAGCACGCATACAGAAGAAGCGAGTCTAAAGTTCAATTGGATATTGGATATTAGGTAACTAACATTTTCTCTCAGTTTCTGTTTCAGATTAAGCTCTTCTTCATGCATTAATCATTACAAACTACattgtatttattgaaatacgAAATGCAAATACATGTATACTTGTTTTGCAGTATATTTGTTCGAATTGTAATGTTTTCTCTCGCCGACCTATAAACTTACGAAAATTCTCACAAAAATTCGtcagatattttaaattaaaatgatagaAAATGTATAAACATATTGGACGGTGTTGATATTTGAGTGTTCGACTTTTGTGTATGTCGGGTGTATTTgcctgtttgtttttaatataactaaGCGAATGAGACATATTATTTAAGATACAGTGCACAGTGTCGTCCCCCAAAGGGGTCTCCCAAAATAAACTGAATGTTGTAGTGCtgtatatcaaaattattcTTGTAAGTGTCGACTAGTATATTTATCGATCCTATTCTCCTATCATCCCCTTCTTATCAACATCTCACATAAAGactttttaaacatttgtatAGATTAACAATTATATCTGACATATAATAATTCAtaaatctattttatattaaattaatttgaacttATGCAtcctttaaattgattttatttttctcttcattttATATAATGAGTCTAGAAAAATATCgagcaataaatttatttatataataaatacttcaatacaatttttcaatttaaaaaatgtcaagttcTGCTAGTCGACGCCTCTGTTCTAATGTGCAAGCACATGAAGAGAGagatttacttaaattaaatgtgcaacaacaaaaaagtgaaCACACGAGGTCCCAGGTTGTGGGTGGCGGGTGATGGGGGATCGGGGGGTGAgtgcatttgtatttgaatgTGCATGTGCGGGTGTTGCCAGATTGCAATGCGAGTAATTTGCGAAATTTGCactaaaatgtaaacaaaaattcgaatttgcaaatatttgcatgggCCCAAAAATATGCTTTAGCATTGCTTTcgatttgcattgttttttgttgctttattgTGGCATTAGTAGACTGTAAGCGCCAGATCAgcccctcccctccccaccCCATCACCGCACACTCTTCGGCACCCTTTTGGGTAAGCCCTATTCGAGAGTTATGCGATTGACAGCTTTCAGAACAATTGGaaaaaataacagcaacaaaaatgagAACAAACAGACAGGAAGAAgcagcgacagagacagaggtacctagtttgtttttcaaatgtttGCGTATctctatttgtgtgtgtttgtgtgagtgtgattgTGTAAAAGTATCTTTTTAGCAGCGCAGATTGAATTGTATTTTCTgagatttgcatttttttgaaGATACACACAGTCTgaaatcacaacaacaaacaaaacaatgccaaatcaacaaacaaatataactCGGACTCTGCCCAAATGGAACTCTTCACTTGAATCTTTCAGCTATCAATTGATGCCTACTTACACTCtgctaaacaaaacaaaaaacacgctTTTGTAACTAAAGTTTAGCCAAATCATTTTATGACGTTGACATGGTCATGCCAtgttaaacaaaagtttaCATTTCAGTCGTATAGTTTAGCATTTTGCCCACTGTACTTGGGACTCACAAAAGCGGACATAATCACAATTGATTGATTACTAAAAAGCTGTTTTGTTCATTAAGTGTTATGAGCGATATTTTGGAATACACTGCACAAAGAGGAAACGGAAAACAAAACAGTATACTATCTAAATCTCAGAAATGTATGTGGAGAATAacactagtcggaaaggctatagtcgagatctgtaccataggatacccgttacttttttcattatatttataaaaggactttaaagaaattacttgttttgctctgaaaactttaatttgccataactgccgttctatcTGTCCGATCTTccgcgattcagtgggatcgtagatctatataaataacgtcaattgccataaaaaaacatattatctCAACAACTGtaggtgtggtggtttttcgcgggggcggagggggcattttttatcatttgaaaccaacttgatctgcatggggtatatagaaatctgtgtgccaaatttggttactctatctcttatagtcgctgagatccttttgttcatacagacggacagacggacagacacacatggctatatcgacttggctgttgatgctgatttgaaatatatatactttataaacatttttccctatatttataaatttacatttgattcCCAATAATAACATTACGCACGCTTTTGTcgaaattgcattttgtttaaagGTGTTGCAAAATATTCTTCTCAATTGTGATTATAAGTTGCATTTGTTTTAACTGAatcacaataattttttatgcataCACTACTTTGTAATTACCCTAGCTCACATCTTATTTCACTTGGCACCTAATAATAACTTATTTCAACTAGCACctaataattacttttactCTCTTtcacaactaaaaaaaataaaacatattaaaaatacaacaaattagcTAATAGATAAAGatgatttttgaattttatgtacatattaattgtttataatctattattaatttgtgtgtcatttattattaagtttcTTAAATTATCTAATCTCATTTCCTGAATATTatgtgatttaaaaattaagcagtaaaattttaaattagtattgttttttcaaaatttattacttGACAACGCTTTTacgaaatttgtaatttttaaattaaataacccATTAATATGATGCAAATAATACATAGTTCGCACTAAAAGCATATCTTTAATATTGACTTTatctaaaaagaaataatttaaaacgaaaatttaaaaaactcaaaaaatttgtatatattttattgcccatacttgttaaataataaaaaaaaatgacgcAACGtaaactgacaaaaaaaagcatACGTAGGGCTCGTAATTTAAATTGAGGGCCGAATTGAGACCAATTATTGTTATggaattaataaagaaataagcTTCTttgtaaagcttttaaattaataaataatttccttttttgtagataaataaaaaacccaTTAAATAATGAGCTCGAGTTAACAACTGCTAATAATAACGATAGCAATAAAGCAACTTTTGATAGattcaacaaattgttgtcaGACCAAAAATAACCAGAGcaaaagaagagagagagagagagagtgagagcaaCAATAAGGAGTCGAGTACCGTTAGAATGAGCAACACGGATGTGGAGCTGGAGAAAGGTGAGTTCGTGAGGCAGACTATTTGAAAGTGAACGGTTGGGTGACTGATTTGCATTTCAGTGCCACGCCTTGGCCTGCGTCACCTGCAGGCGTTGCTGCTTTTTCTAGGCCTGGTTGTCACAACGATACTGCAATacaatgtgggcgtggctgtggTTGCCATGACAAATGCCACATCCGTTAATCCCGAGCTGCCCGTAAGTGAAAATCGTGCCATAAAATGTTACGCccccaaaaaaatgtttcaactCTGGTCACTCTTTCTTCTCTCCGTTTGACAGCACTACAACTGGACGGAGCCACAGAAATCGTACATTCTGTCCAGCTATTATTGGGGCTCGGCATTAACACAATTTCCCGGTGGCTATCTTTGCAAACGCTTTGGCGCCAAGTTGGTTCTCTTCTGGGGCGTCATTGGATCGGCCATGTTAACAGTGTGGACACCACAGGGCATCTATATGGCAAGTTGGAAAGCCTATTGTGCCATCCGTTGGCTGCAGGGTCTGTGTCAAGGCGTAACGCTTCCCTGCATCCATCAGCACTTGGCCAACTGGGCGCCAGCCGTGGAACGTACACGTTTGGGCGCCTTTGCCTACACGGGCTTCGATTGTGGCAATGTGTTGGCCATGTATGCAGCCGGCATGCTGGCCAGCTCCAATCTGGGTTGGCCAGGCATAAGCTATACGTCGGGAGCACTTGGTCTCATCTGGTGTCTGCTCTGGCTGCTGCTCGGCTCGAATCGGGCCAACGAAGCGCCGTGTATTGGCCAGGCCGAGAAGCGTTACATTGTTGGCGATTTGCAACGTTCTGCGAGGCGGGAACGCAGATTGGCAATACCATGGCGTGGCATCTTCACATCGCCGCCGTTCTATGCGCTGCTCTGTGCCCGCTGTGCCGACACTTGGGGATTGGCCACAATGCAGGCGGAGTTACCGTCCTATCTGAATAATGTTCTTGGCCTGGATATGCACAGCAATGCCTTATTCTCCGCACTACCATTTCTGCTGATGTGGATGATGTGCTATGTCTACCTGCTTATTGCCGATGTGCTGCTCCGGCGACGATGCCTCAGTCTAACCGCACTGCGAAAGACTTACAACAGCATCGCACTCTGGACACCAGCAGCTATTATGTTGGCTCTCGGCTTTGTGGAGTCCACTCAGAAACCATTGGCCTTGGTCCTGGTCACTCTCAGCGTGGGCGTCAGCAGCGCTGCGACAATTGGCAGCGAACTCAATACCATTGATCTGTCACCCGTCCACGCCAGCATTCTCTCTGGCATTCTGAGCACATTCACGAACCTTGTGGCACTGTGTACGCCCCTTGTGGTGGGCGTGTTGGTCAAGCATCCAACGGATCGTAGCGAGTGGCAGTTGGTGTTCAGTATTGCCGCCATGGTCCTCTTTGCCGGCAATGTCATCTACCTCATCTGGGGCACGGCCGAAACGCAGCCATGGAATGACAATGAGTCGAGGCGGGAATCTGCTGACTTTGAAGATGCCAAGTTGGAGATTGAGACCAACACAAATGCCaagaaaatacttaattaaa
The genomic region above belongs to Drosophila innubila isolate TH190305 chromosome 3R unlocalized genomic scaffold, UK_Dinn_1.0 2_E_3R, whole genome shotgun sequence and contains:
- the LOC117791477 gene encoding putative inorganic phosphate cotransporter isoform X2 translates to MWSWRKALLLFLGLVVTTILQYNVGVAVVAMTNATSVNPELPHYNWTEPQKSYILSSYYWGSALTQFPGGYLCKRFGAKLVLFWGVIGSAMLTVWTPQGIYMASWKAYCAIRWLQGLCQGVTLPCIHQHLANWAPAVERTRLGAFAYTGFDCGNVLAMYAAGMLASSNLGWPGISYTSGALGLIWCLLWLLLGSNRANEAPCIGQAEKRYIVGDLQRSARRERRLAIPWRGIFTSPPFYALLCARCADTWGLATMQAELPSYLNNVLGLDMHSNALFSALPFLLMWMMCYVYLLIADVLLRRRCLSLTALRKTYNSIALWTPAAIMLALGFVESTQKPLALVLVTLSVGVSSAATIGSELNTIDLSPVHASILSGILSTFTNLVALCTPLVVGVLVKHPTDRSEWQLVFSIAAMVLFAGNVIYLIWGTAETQPWNDNESRRESADFEDAKLEIETNTNAKKILN
- the LOC117791477 gene encoding putative inorganic phosphate cotransporter isoform X1, translated to MSNTDVELEKVPRLGLRHLQALLLFLGLVVTTILQYNVGVAVVAMTNATSVNPELPHYNWTEPQKSYILSSYYWGSALTQFPGGYLCKRFGAKLVLFWGVIGSAMLTVWTPQGIYMASWKAYCAIRWLQGLCQGVTLPCIHQHLANWAPAVERTRLGAFAYTGFDCGNVLAMYAAGMLASSNLGWPGISYTSGALGLIWCLLWLLLGSNRANEAPCIGQAEKRYIVGDLQRSARRERRLAIPWRGIFTSPPFYALLCARCADTWGLATMQAELPSYLNNVLGLDMHSNALFSALPFLLMWMMCYVYLLIADVLLRRRCLSLTALRKTYNSIALWTPAAIMLALGFVESTQKPLALVLVTLSVGVSSAATIGSELNTIDLSPVHASILSGILSTFTNLVALCTPLVVGVLVKHPTDRSEWQLVFSIAAMVLFAGNVIYLIWGTAETQPWNDNESRRESADFEDAKLEIETNTNAKKILN